Proteins encoded in a region of the Bernardetia sp. genome:
- a CDS encoding anthranilate synthase component I family protein: MPIFLQKSLQWAQDFKTFVYLNPNEIAYPHEPFLHVLAVGEKRKISSIENVNIGKNTSFDKLYNFWKNKNSWLFGYFNYDLKNELEDVFSNNLDRLNFPEFYFFEPTYLFFFDNKGNLIFDKTTAENGLDDNTLSKLIEEIESTEIKSDSQLLVSPPTTKKKINCRFSEEEYLQNVEKIKNHIVEGDVYELNLCIEFFIEKLELNPLEAYKELCKISKMPFSSFLKITIDDSEKYAICASPERFLKKTGNTLISQPIKGTVKRGKTEEEDEALKNYLRTSEKERAENMMIVDLVRNDLARSAEIGSTHASEIFGIYSFQQVHQMISTVEATLAQDKTWADALKNAFPMGSMTGAPKIKATELIEKYEKTKRGLYSGSIGYITPRGDFDFNVVIRTLFYDTLSKYASFQVGGAITYDSDPQSEWEECLLKAKAIRSLFE; encoded by the coding sequence ATGCCAATCTTCCTACAAAAATCCCTACAATGGGCGCAAGATTTCAAAACGTTTGTTTATCTCAACCCTAATGAGATAGCTTATCCTCATGAGCCTTTTTTGCATGTTTTGGCAGTAGGAGAAAAACGAAAAATTTCTAGTATTGAGAATGTAAACATTGGAAAAAACACCAGTTTTGACAAACTTTATAACTTTTGGAAAAATAAAAACTCTTGGTTGTTCGGTTATTTCAATTATGATTTAAAAAATGAATTGGAAGATGTATTTAGTAATAATCTAGATAGATTAAATTTTCCAGAATTTTATTTTTTTGAGCCAACATATTTATTCTTTTTTGACAATAAAGGGAATTTAATTTTTGATAAAACAACAGCCGAAAATGGTTTGGATGACAATACTTTATCAAAGCTCATTGAGGAAATAGAAAGTACAGAAATAAAATCAGATTCGCAGTTGTTGGTTTCCCCACCAACGACAAAGAAAAAAATAAACTGCCGTTTTTCAGAAGAAGAGTATTTACAAAACGTAGAAAAAATTAAAAATCATATTGTAGAAGGAGATGTATATGAACTCAATCTTTGCATAGAATTTTTTATTGAAAAATTAGAATTGAATCCACTAGAAGCCTATAAAGAACTCTGTAAAATTTCGAAAATGCCTTTTTCTTCTTTTTTGAAAATTACGATTGATGATTCTGAAAAATATGCGATTTGTGCCTCTCCAGAACGATTTTTAAAGAAAACAGGAAATACATTGATTTCACAACCCATCAAGGGAACAGTAAAAAGGGGGAAAACAGAAGAAGAAGATGAAGCACTTAAAAACTACCTAAGAACAAGTGAAAAAGAACGAGCCGAAAATATGATGATTGTAGATTTGGTTCGAAATGACTTGGCAAGAAGTGCAGAAATTGGAAGTACACACGCTAGTGAAATATTTGGAATTTATAGCTTTCAGCAAGTACATCAAATGATTTCGACCGTTGAGGCCACTTTGGCACAAGACAAAACTTGGGCAGATGCTCTCAAAAATGCTTTTCCTATGGGAAGCATGACTGGCGCACCCAAAATAAAAGCAACAGAATTGATAGAGAAATATGAAAAAACAAAGCGAGGACTGTATTCGGGTTCGATAGGTTATATTACTCCTCGTGGCGATTTTGATTTTAATGTAGTTATCCGAACACTTTTTTATGACACACTTTCAAAATATGCTTCTTTTCAAGTAGGTGGTGCAATTACGTATGATTCTGACCCACAGAGCGAGTGGGAAGAGTGTTTGTTGAAGGCAAAGGCAATTCGTTCGCTTTTTGAATAA
- a CDS encoding glycosyltransferase family 9 protein — protein sequence IGDYVLFRNFLEEIAKDEVYKNYKRVLVGNQMWKSLFEEWDKDTVHQVIWIDRKKFYHIPNYRYQKQKEIRKQGFEIAIESTYSRLLLFGDAVANVSGDTKRIGNEGNTDNLILKEKKIADSFYTELLQTPNKPIFEFDRNKLFFEEFLGKKIDLIYPSLLDKIKIKEKTENQIALFIGASEVYKTWHYENFAKLILALHTKNQELKFILIGGKNEQALAKNIIDFLSSSAISSTNYNITDLTGKTNLIELTEKIAESYLLITNETVASHLGAATKIQTICIANGRHIGRFSPYPREYNLPISYIFPPKIEEELNQNNREVVYEKYCNSMGEDINEIRVERVLEEIEKSMDNNFDKKL from the coding sequence ATTGGAGATTATGTTTTGTTTCGGAATTTTTTAGAAGAGATAGCAAAAGATGAAGTATATAAAAACTACAAACGAGTTTTGGTAGGAAACCAAATGTGGAAATCACTTTTTGAAGAATGGGACAAAGATACAGTACACCAAGTCATTTGGATTGATAGAAAGAAGTTTTATCATATCCCCAATTATCGTTATCAAAAACAAAAAGAAATCAGAAAACAAGGCTTTGAAATAGCGATTGAATCTACCTACTCACGCCTTCTACTTTTTGGAGATGCAGTAGCAAATGTCTCTGGAGATACAAAACGTATTGGAAATGAAGGAAATACAGATAACTTAATTCTTAAAGAGAAAAAAATAGCCGATAGCTTTTATACAGAACTATTACAAACACCTAACAAACCCATTTTCGAATTTGATAGAAATAAACTTTTCTTTGAAGAATTTTTGGGAAAGAAAATAGACTTAATTTATCCTTCTTTACTAGACAAAATCAAGATAAAAGAAAAAACAGAAAATCAAATTGCTTTATTTATTGGTGCAAGCGAAGTTTATAAGACATGGCACTATGAAAACTTTGCAAAACTGATTTTAGCATTGCATACTAAAAATCAAGAGCTAAAATTTATTTTGATAGGAGGAAAAAATGAACAAGCATTAGCCAAAAATATTATTGACTTCTTATCATCATCAGCAATTTCATCGACAAATTATAATATAACTGACCTTACTGGCAAAACAAATCTAATCGAACTTACAGAAAAAATAGCAGAAAGTTATCTTCTTATTACCAATGAAACAGTAGCTTCTCATCTTGGAGCAGCTACAAAAATACAGACAATTTGCATTGCCAATGGAAGACATATCGGACGTTTTAGTCCCTATCCTAGAGAATATAATTTACCTATTTCTTATATTTTTCCTCCCAAGATTGAAGAAGAACTAAATCAAAATAATAGAGAAGTAGTCTATGAGAAATACTGTAATTCTATGGGAGAAGATATAAATGAAATTAGAGTAGAGCGAGTTTTAGAAGAAATAGAAAAATCAATGGATAACAATTTTGATAAAAAACTATAA
- the infB gene encoding translation initiation factor IF-2 translates to MRLSQVARKLNIGRNTIVEHLRKKGHDLKGNPNEPISQEMYAILEKDFESSLKNRRKASNIKIGTTASTGKTIDKDTKKKSNKEEEKEDTGQEKELIIKGNVQSSPEPKKEEKKKEPETFTTDSHQMKVVGKVDLDKFKKRKSSTKKNTNTAQSKTTTTPKSVEKKVEKVEKTTFKKEVNDKKEEIKPKSIESNSTKEPVNKKVNTESVKESQEKDKKQDKKATEKPQIKSEKTTISKEKEVSKKPSENIKADKPVIPSTKKTKEEPKKVVDEEANDDEFVSSQGDKLPGLKVVGKIDLSSFSKKKKSSSSSDKSEDGTRRRRRRRRRRRGEGESSSDSKPQDLTKLNTKEKSGATADKSDADSSRRRKKKRKEPSEKEVQDQIKATLARMNTGSGKGGRGGKKSSRKDRREARENEQNEVQEEKKLLNVTEFIPASDFANLLDVSINELISKGMGLGVMISINLRLDAELITLLADEFGYDVEFTSAEEETEVVLEVEDKPEDLEPRAPIVTIMGHVDHGKTTLLDNIRKAKVAAGEAGGITQHIGAYNVVLEEGKELTFLDTPGHEAFTAMRARGAKVTDVVIIVVAADDGVMPQTKEAINHAQLAEVPIIIAINKIDKEGANPDRVKQELADMNVLVEEWGGKYQSYHISAKKGLGIDELLEGVLLEAEVLELKANPNRNAVGTVVEASLDKGRGYVATTIVQNGTLKVGDVILAGSHFGKVRAMIDHLGKRLDEAPPSMPVQILGLDGAPNAGDRFNVMKTEREAKDIATRRGQILREQSIRATKRLTLSDIHRRLAIGNFQQLNLIIKGDVDGSVEALADSLQKLSTDEVEVNIVMKGVGQISESDVNLAISADAIIIGFQVRPSRNARALADREQVEVRLYSVIYKAIEEVKSAIVGLLAPKIEEDIVGTVEIRETFKVSKVGTIAGCMVTSGKIKRNNKIRIIREGIVIHEGEISALKRYKDDVQEVKSGFECGISIKNYNDIQVGDEIESYEEREVKRTFEELKNTSATPKKEKEQSEAN, encoded by the coding sequence ATGAGACTCAGTCAAGTCGCCCGAAAGCTAAACATCGGACGCAATACTATCGTTGAGCATCTACGAAAGAAAGGACATGACTTGAAAGGCAACCCCAATGAGCCTATCAGTCAAGAAATGTATGCAATTTTGGAAAAAGACTTTGAATCTTCACTCAAAAACAGAAGAAAAGCATCTAATATCAAAATAGGAACTACTGCCTCAACAGGTAAAACTATTGATAAGGATACAAAGAAAAAGTCTAACAAAGAGGAAGAAAAAGAAGATACAGGGCAAGAAAAAGAATTAATTATAAAAGGAAATGTACAATCTAGCCCTGAACCTAAGAAGGAAGAAAAGAAGAAAGAACCAGAAACATTTACGACTGATTCTCATCAGATGAAGGTAGTTGGAAAGGTAGATTTAGATAAGTTTAAGAAACGCAAGAGTTCTACCAAAAAGAATACTAATACTGCTCAGAGCAAAACAACAACAACTCCAAAATCAGTAGAGAAAAAAGTAGAAAAAGTAGAAAAAACAACTTTTAAGAAAGAAGTAAACGATAAGAAAGAAGAAATCAAACCAAAGTCTATCGAAAGCAACTCTACAAAAGAGCCAGTAAATAAGAAAGTCAATACAGAGAGTGTAAAAGAAAGCCAAGAGAAAGACAAAAAGCAAGATAAGAAAGCTACTGAAAAGCCACAGATTAAGTCTGAAAAAACAACAATTTCAAAAGAAAAAGAGGTATCAAAAAAGCCATCTGAAAATATAAAAGCAGATAAGCCTGTAATTCCTTCTACTAAAAAGACAAAAGAAGAACCGAAAAAAGTAGTAGATGAAGAGGCAAATGATGACGAGTTTGTTTCCTCACAAGGAGATAAATTACCAGGGCTTAAAGTGGTTGGAAAAATAGATTTATCTTCTTTTTCTAAAAAGAAAAAATCTTCTTCCTCTTCTGATAAATCGGAAGATGGAACTCGCCGCCGTCGTCGTCGTCGCCGTCGTCGTAGAGGTGAGGGAGAAAGCTCTTCTGATAGTAAGCCACAAGATTTGACTAAGTTAAACACAAAAGAAAAATCTGGAGCTACAGCTGATAAATCAGATGCTGATTCAAGTAGAAGACGTAAGAAAAAACGTAAAGAACCTTCTGAAAAAGAAGTTCAAGACCAAATCAAGGCTACTCTTGCTCGTATGAACACAGGTTCTGGAAAAGGAGGTAGAGGTGGCAAAAAATCTAGTAGAAAAGACAGACGTGAGGCTCGTGAAAACGAACAAAACGAAGTACAAGAAGAAAAGAAATTACTCAATGTAACAGAGTTTATTCCAGCTAGTGATTTTGCTAACTTACTTGATGTATCTATCAATGAGCTTATCTCAAAAGGAATGGGATTAGGCGTAATGATTTCTATCAACTTGCGCTTAGATGCTGAACTAATTACACTTCTTGCTGACGAGTTTGGTTATGATGTAGAGTTTACATCTGCTGAGGAAGAAACAGAAGTAGTATTAGAGGTAGAAGACAAACCAGAAGACTTAGAACCTCGTGCGCCTATTGTTACCATTATGGGACACGTTGACCACGGAAAAACAACGCTTTTGGATAATATTCGTAAAGCAAAAGTAGCTGCTGGAGAAGCAGGTGGAATTACTCAACACATTGGAGCATACAATGTCGTCTTAGAAGAAGGAAAAGAACTTACATTCCTAGATACTCCAGGTCACGAAGCCTTTACAGCTATGCGTGCAAGGGGAGCAAAAGTTACTGACGTTGTAATTATTGTAGTAGCTGCTGACGATGGTGTGATGCCACAAACTAAAGAAGCCATCAATCATGCTCAACTTGCAGAAGTACCTATTATTATTGCTATCAATAAGATAGATAAAGAAGGTGCAAACCCTGATAGAGTAAAACAAGAACTTGCCGATATGAATGTATTGGTGGAAGAGTGGGGTGGAAAATATCAGTCGTATCATATTTCTGCGAAGAAAGGATTAGGTATAGATGAACTTTTAGAAGGCGTTTTATTGGAAGCTGAAGTATTAGAACTTAAAGCCAATCCGAATAGAAATGCCGTAGGAACTGTAGTAGAAGCCTCTTTAGACAAAGGACGTGGTTATGTGGCAACAACGATTGTACAAAATGGAACACTAAAAGTGGGTGATGTAATCTTAGCAGGTTCACACTTTGGTAAAGTGCGTGCCATGATAGACCATTTAGGAAAACGTTTGGATGAAGCTCCTCCTTCTATGCCAGTACAGATATTAGGTTTAGATGGTGCGCCAAATGCAGGAGATAGATTCAACGTAATGAAAACAGAAAGAGAAGCAAAAGATATTGCTACTCGCCGTGGACAAATTTTGCGTGAACAGTCTATCCGTGCTACCAAACGTCTTACACTTAGTGATATTCACAGACGACTTGCTATTGGTAACTTCCAGCAACTCAACCTTATCATCAAAGGTGATGTGGATGGTTCTGTGGAAGCATTGGCAGATTCATTACAAAAACTTTCTACTGATGAAGTGGAAGTAAATATTGTAATGAAAGGTGTAGGTCAGATTTCAGAATCAGATGTAAACTTAGCCATTAGTGCAGATGCAATTATTATTGGTTTCCAAGTTCGTCCGTCAAGAAATGCTCGTGCATTGGCAGACCGTGAGCAAGTAGAAGTTCGCCTTTATTCAGTTATCTATAAAGCGATTGAGGAAGTCAAGTCGGCTATTGTAGGTCTTCTTGCTCCGAAAATCGAAGAAGATATTGTCGGAACGGTTGAGATTCGTGAGACATTTAAAGTCTCTAAAGTCGGTACGATTGCTGGTTGTATGGTTACAAGTGGAAAAATCAAGCGTAATAACAAAATTAGAATTATTCGTGAAGGTATTGTTATTCACGAAGGAGAAATTAGTGCACTTAAACGCTACAAAGACGACGTACAAGAAGTCAAATCTGGATTTGAATGTGGTATTTCTATTAAAAACTATAACGATATTCAAGTTGGAGATGAGATAGAATCGTACGAAGAAAGAGAAGTAAAACGTACTTTTGAAGAACTCAAAAATACGAGTGCAACTCCTAAGAAGGAAAAAGAACAATCAGAAGCTAACTAA
- a CDS encoding sensor histidine kinase codes for MNELRKVLRLIVYGDENRQYPDTYFEEQNYQCARLLPLVSIVFMFIWLGYIPLDRELYPNVEGILYLRVGLSVVSIITFGLYWIPFFRKNAIYLMSILGAYAVVSTAIITGLTKGNPSYMGGFCMVLVASLFVPLRIDVYYSVMLIALLSFFATLSILDVNIMADIPKYSLNDLVSAVILAFIFTFLMDRDRHSYYKKSKDRDKQRKQIQQQALLIQENNKELKQSEHELKRNLEELKTTQEELKKQKTEVENAYKELQFTQKQLIQSEKLASLGQLIANIAHEINTPLGAIQSSAEGVESILLETLPELPTFLKKLDDQITPVFNKFVEKSSKQTELLSTREQRNVKYKLIDELESLGFSNIEGYADLIADMNMQDEKEWIIQLLQTKNREEVFETAYQLSSIIRSNQTIKEATKRAGKTVIALKNFARQEYSEEKSEVDINQSLETTLVLYHNQIKHGIDIKRNLDYIPSFLGYPDELMQVWTNLIHNAIQAMKGKGELTISTQTNDNKVLISIEDTGGGIPKEIQNKIFDTFFTTKPIGEGSGLGLDITKKIIQRHDGKIWFESEEGIGTTFFIEIPIHQNKTIS; via the coding sequence CAGTGTGCAAGGCTTTTGCCCCTTGTCAGTATTGTCTTTATGTTTATTTGGTTGGGTTACATTCCCTTAGATAGAGAACTGTATCCAAATGTAGAAGGAATTCTTTATTTAAGAGTAGGCTTATCAGTTGTTAGTATTATTACTTTTGGATTGTATTGGATTCCATTTTTTAGAAAAAATGCCATCTATTTGATGAGCATTTTGGGAGCGTATGCTGTTGTAAGTACAGCTATTATCACAGGACTTACAAAAGGAAATCCTTCATATATGGGAGGTTTTTGTATGGTCTTGGTTGCTTCTCTTTTTGTGCCTCTACGTATTGATGTATATTATTCAGTAATGCTCATTGCCCTACTTTCTTTTTTTGCTACTTTATCTATTTTGGATGTCAATATAATGGCAGATATCCCAAAATATAGTCTAAACGATTTGGTAAGTGCCGTTATTTTGGCTTTTATTTTTACTTTTTTAATGGACAGAGACAGACACTCTTACTATAAAAAATCAAAAGATAGAGACAAACAACGCAAACAAATACAACAACAAGCTCTCTTAATCCAAGAAAATAATAAAGAACTAAAACAGTCTGAACACGAACTCAAACGGAACCTAGAAGAACTAAAAACCACACAAGAGGAGCTAAAAAAACAAAAAACAGAGGTGGAAAATGCTTATAAAGAACTTCAATTTACCCAAAAACAGCTTATCCAGTCTGAAAAATTAGCTAGTTTAGGACAGCTTATTGCTAACATTGCCCACGAAATAAATACGCCTTTGGGAGCTATTCAATCTTCTGCTGAAGGTGTTGAGAGTATTCTTTTAGAGACTCTTCCAGAGCTTCCTACGTTTCTCAAAAAACTAGATGACCAAATTACACCTGTTTTCAACAAATTTGTAGAAAAATCATCTAAACAAACAGAATTACTATCGACACGAGAACAACGAAATGTAAAATATAAGCTGATAGACGAACTAGAAAGTTTAGGTTTTTCAAATATTGAGGGATACGCCGATTTGATTGCCGATATGAATATGCAAGATGAAAAAGAATGGATAATTCAGCTCTTACAAACTAAAAATAGAGAAGAAGTTTTCGAAACAGCTTACCAACTCTCTAGTATTATACGAAGCAATCAGACTATTAAAGAAGCTACTAAAAGGGCTGGAAAAACGGTAATTGCCCTCAAAAATTTTGCTCGCCAAGAGTATTCAGAAGAAAAATCAGAAGTAGATATTAATCAAAGCCTAGAAACGACATTAGTACTTTATCACAATCAAATCAAACACGGAATAGATATAAAGCGAAATTTAGATTATATCCCCTCTTTTTTAGGTTACCCAGACGAACTTATGCAAGTTTGGACAAATCTTATCCATAATGCGATTCAAGCTATGAAAGGTAAGGGAGAGCTTACCATTTCTACTCAAACAAATGACAATAAAGTGCTTATCTCCATAGAAGACACAGGAGGAGGAATACCAAAAGAAATCCAAAATAAGATATTTGATACTTTTTTTACTACAAAACCTATAGGTGAAGGAAGTGGGTTAGGGTTAGATATTACAAAAAAAATCATTCAACGACACGATGGCAAAATTTGGTTTGAGAGTGAGGAAGGAATTGGAACTACATTTTTTATTGAAATTCCTATTCATCAAAACAAAACAATTTCTTAA
- the nusA gene encoding transcription termination factor NusA, translating into MSIETTTLIDSFADFARLKRIDRPTMIRILEDVFRTLIRRKYRSDENFDVIVNIEKGDLEIWQYRNIIDDDEPEYDEQTEIRLSEAQKIEPDFEVGEDVAQEIKIEDFGRRLVQTARQTLIQKVRDLEKDLLYQKYKEYVGEIVTCEVYQVLKREVVLQDSEGKELSLPKGEQIPKDRFRKGDSVRAVVHRVEMQNGNPKIILSRTAPLFLEKLFESEIPEIEEGTIAVRKVVREAGERAKVAVESFDDRIDPVGACVGMKGSRIHAIVRELCNENIDVINYTENLELLISRALSPAKTSSMKIDEDNKRVAVFLKRDQISLAIGKGGQNIRLAGKLVDYEIDVFREEAIDDFEDDVDLSEFKDAIDDWIIDEFHKVGFDTARSVLEYNREDLIRRVDLEEETIDFVLEVLKKEFE; encoded by the coding sequence ATGAGCATAGAAACTACAACATTAATAGATTCGTTTGCAGACTTTGCAAGACTAAAGCGCATCGATCGTCCGACGATGATTCGTATTTTGGAAGATGTTTTCCGTACCCTTATTCGTAGAAAGTATCGTTCTGATGAAAACTTTGATGTCATTGTCAATATCGAAAAAGGAGACTTAGAAATTTGGCAATACAGAAATATCATTGATGATGATGAGCCAGAATACGACGAACAAACCGAAATTCGTTTGTCAGAAGCTCAAAAAATTGAGCCAGACTTCGAAGTAGGCGAAGATGTAGCCCAAGAAATAAAGATTGAGGACTTTGGACGCAGACTTGTCCAAACAGCTCGCCAAACACTTATCCAAAAGGTAAGAGATTTGGAAAAAGACTTACTCTATCAAAAATACAAGGAATACGTAGGAGAAATTGTTACGTGTGAAGTCTATCAAGTTTTGAAACGTGAGGTAGTCTTGCAAGACAGTGAAGGTAAAGAATTGAGTTTGCCAAAAGGAGAACAAATTCCTAAAGACCGTTTTCGTAAAGGTGATAGTGTTCGTGCTGTTGTTCATCGTGTAGAGATGCAAAATGGAAATCCAAAAATTATCCTTTCACGTACTGCACCATTGTTTTTGGAAAAATTATTCGAATCTGAAATTCCAGAAATTGAAGAGGGAACAATCGCAGTCAGAAAAGTAGTCAGAGAAGCTGGCGAACGTGCAAAAGTAGCTGTAGAATCTTTTGACGACCGTATCGACCCTGTTGGTGCGTGTGTGGGAATGAAAGGTTCTCGTATTCATGCTATCGTTAGAGAACTTTGCAATGAAAATATTGATGTTATCAATTATACAGAAAACTTAGAGCTCTTGATTTCTCGTGCGCTTAGTCCTGCCAAAACAAGCTCTATGAAAATAGATGAGGACAACAAGCGTGTAGCTGTTTTCTTAAAGAGAGACCAAATTTCATTAGCTATCGGAAAAGGTGGGCAGAATATTCGCCTAGCAGGAAAGTTAGTAGATTATGAAATTGACGTATTCAGAGAAGAAGCCATTGACGACTTTGAGGACGATGTGGACTTGTCAGAATTTAAAGATGCTATCGATGATTGGATTATCGATGAGTTTCATAAAGTAGGTTTCGATACAGCAAGAAGCGTATTGGAATACAACCGAGAAGACTTGATTCGTCGTGTAGATTTGGAAGAAGAAACGATTGATTTTGTCTTGGAAGTTCTTAAAAAAGAATTTGAATAA
- the rimP gene encoding ribosome maturation factor RimP, with translation MSDSKTAQINSIKEKISDFIQKATSPEATQEGSQMAEYALSQHIFLLETQISKTRTPKIVVIIDGDNGVGIADCANVSRKLGAYFEEESPFGKDENGEDKAYNLEVTSPGIDYGLHIFRQYPQHVGRTLEFELKDGTKKLGKLQSIEETEVDGEIKKVFQITEEYQVAEGKKGKLKTKYKPATINFDEVKVAYVQISFKK, from the coding sequence ATGTCCGATTCAAAAACAGCACAAATCAATTCTATTAAAGAAAAAATAAGTGATTTTATTCAAAAAGCAACTTCCCCAGAAGCAACACAAGAAGGAAGTCAGATGGCTGAATATGCTTTATCACAACATATTTTTTTGTTAGAAACTCAAATTTCCAAAACCAGAACGCCAAAAATAGTCGTAATTATAGATGGAGATAATGGCGTCGGAATTGCTGACTGTGCCAACGTGAGCCGTAAACTAGGAGCTTACTTTGAAGAGGAAAGTCCATTTGGAAAAGATGAAAATGGAGAAGACAAAGCCTATAATTTGGAAGTTACTTCGCCTGGTATTGATTATGGTTTGCATATATTTAGGCAATATCCTCAACACGTAGGGCGTACTTTAGAATTTGAACTAAAAGATGGCACAAAAAAACTAGGAAAACTACAATCTATTGAAGAAACAGAGGTAGATGGAGAAATAAAAAAGGTTTTTCAAATTACAGAAGAATATCAAGTAGCTGAAGGAAAAAAAGGCAAACTCAAAACAAAATACAAACCTGCTACTATCAACTTTGATGAGGTCAAAGTAGCGTACGTACAAATATCATTTAAGAAATAA
- the dut gene encoding dUTP diphosphatase, which yields MTEKNIQIKIINKSSNPLPFYQTEGSAGMDLYADIENSIELDSLERSLIPTGIHIELPLGYEAQIRPRSGLAFKQGISIVNSPGTVDADYRGEIKVLLVNLSKEKVIIQAGERIAQMVVAKHERVEWMQVETLEELSQTQRGSGGYGSTGNQ from the coding sequence ATCACAGAAAAAAATATTCAAATCAAGATTATCAACAAATCTTCTAACCCTTTGCCTTTTTATCAGACAGAAGGCAGTGCAGGAATGGATTTGTATGCAGATATAGAAAATTCTATTGAGTTAGATTCTTTAGAACGCAGCCTTATTCCGACAGGTATTCACATCGAACTTCCTTTAGGATATGAAGCTCAAATTCGTCCTCGTAGTGGACTAGCTTTCAAACAAGGCATTTCGATTGTCAATTCTCCAGGAACGGTAGATGCTGATTACAGAGGAGAAATAAAAGTTTTGCTCGTCAATCTTTCCAAGGAAAAAGTCATCATTCAAGCTGGAGAACGCATTGCTCAAATGGTAGTGGCAAAACACGAACGAGTAGAATGGATGCAAGTAGAAACACTTGAAGAGCTTTCACAAACGCAGCGTGGAAGTGGTGGCTATGGAAGCACTGGGAATCAGTAA
- the gap gene encoding type I glyceraldehyde-3-phosphate dehydrogenase: protein MADKKIRVAINGFGRIGRVTFRAMMNKPSIEVVAINDLTDTKTLAHLLKYDSVHGKFDGTISSTPDSLTINGKTIKVTAEREPANLPWKENNIDVVLESTGFFTDKKAEAHITAGAKKVVISAPAKDGIKTVVLGVNDEILEDSDTLISNASCTTNCLAPMVKVLNDKFGVEKGFISTVHAYTSDQKIHDAPHKDLRRARAAAYSIVPTTTGAAKAVGLVLPELAGKLDGCAMRVPIPDGSLTDLTVTLKKEVTKEDINAAMKEASENELKGILEYTDEPIVSIDIVGNTHSCIFDSGLTYANGTMVKVVGWYDNEAGYSNRSADLIEKIG from the coding sequence ATGGCAGATAAAAAAATTCGTGTAGCGATTAATGGTTTTGGACGTATCGGACGTGTTACGTTTCGTGCAATGATGAACAAACCATCTATCGAAGTAGTAGCAATCAACGACCTTACAGATACAAAAACACTTGCTCACCTTCTCAAATATGATTCGGTACACGGCAAGTTTGACGGAACTATCTCTTCTACTCCAGATTCACTCACAATCAATGGAAAAACTATCAAAGTAACAGCAGAAAGAGAGCCAGCTAATCTTCCTTGGAAAGAAAATAATATTGATGTTGTTTTGGAATCTACTGGATTCTTTACAGACAAAAAAGCAGAAGCACACATTACAGCAGGTGCTAAAAAAGTAGTTATTTCTGCGCCAGCAAAAGACGGCATCAAAACCGTAGTTTTAGGTGTAAATGATGAGATTTTGGAAGATAGCGATACGCTTATCTCAAACGCTTCTTGTACTACTAACTGTCTTGCACCAATGGTTAAAGTACTGAATGATAAGTTTGGTGTAGAAAAAGGATTTATTTCTACAGTTCACGCTTATACTTCTGACCAAAAAATCCACGATGCACCACACAAAGACCTTCGTAGAGCAAGAGCAGCAGCCTATTCTATCGTTCCTACTACGACAGGTGCTGCAAAAGCTGTAGGTTTAGTATTGCCAGAGTTGGCAGGCAAATTAGACGGTTGTGCTATGCGTGTACCAATTCCAGACGGTTCTTTGACTGACCTTACTGTAACCTTGAAAAAAGAAGTTACAAAAGAAGACATCAATGCTGCAATGAAAGAGGCTTCTGAAAATGAATTGAAAGGCATCTTGGAATATACAGACGAGCCTATCGTTTCTATCGATATTGTAGGAAATACTCACTCTTGTATTTTTGATTCTGGTTTAACGTATGCTAACGGAACTATGGTAAAAGTAGTAGGTTGGTACGACAATGAAGCTGGTTATTCAAACCGTTCAGCTGATTTGATTGAAAAAATTGGTTAA